TGCAACGATGCGCCGGCAGCTTCGGCCTGTCCCCGGAAGGGCTCCGGCAGGGCGTGGACGAGCTTGCGCAACGCAGCCTTCACCTCCGGCGCCTCGGGCGCCGCCTGGCCCGCGGCGAGGAACAGCGCACGGGCCTCGCCTGCGGTGAACCCCGACAGGTCGGTGCTGGCACCGCCGACAAGGCGCCACCCGCCGCCTCGTCCACGCACGGAGTAGAGGGGCACACCGGCGACCAGCAACGCGTCGAGGTCACGCCGAGCGGTGCGCACGGAGACCTCCAGCTCCTCGGCGACCTCCGCAGCCGTGACCTGCCCACGCCGTTGCAGCAACAGGAGGATGGCCACCAGGCGGTCGATTCGCATGCCAGTCAGACTTCCACAGAAAACTGGCCAATGGGGTGGCCACTTCAGGGCGGCATGGTGGCCACATGTTCGATTCACACGCCTTTCCCACACCCACCCTCGTTCCCGTCAACGGCATCACCCTCGAGGTCTTCGAGGCCGGCCGCGAGCACGCGGGCAACCCCATCGTGCTGTGCCACGGCTGGCCGGAGCACGCCTTCTCCTGGCGTCACCAGATGGGTGCCCTGGCCGCGGCGGGCTACCACGTCATCGTGCCCAACCAGCGGGGCTACGGCCGCTCGTCCCGACCGGTCGAGGTGACCGACTACGACATCGGGCGCCTGACCGGTGATCTCGTCGGACTGCTCAACCACTACGGGTACGACGACGCGGTCTTCGTCGGTCACGACTGGGGCGCCAACGTCGTCTGGGGCCTGACCCTGCTCCACCCGGACCGCGTGAGCCGGGTGATCAACCTGAGCCTTCCCTACCAGGTCCGTGGCGAGACGCCATGGATCGAGTGGATGGAGGCCGTGTTCGGCGGCGACTTCTACTTCGTGCACTTCAACCGGCAGCCGGGCGTGGCCGACGCGGTGCTGGACGCCAACACCCACCAGTTCCTGCGCAACCTCTACCGCAAGGACCTGCCGCCTCCCGCCGCACCCGAGCCGGGCAACGCCATGAGCAACCTCGCCACGGCGGGTGCGCCGCTCGGCGAGCCGATCATGGACGACGCCGATCTGGCCGTGTTCGTGTCCGCGTTCGAGGAGTCGGGGTTCACCCCCAGCATCAACTGGTACCGCAACCTCGACCGGAACTGGGACCTGCTGGGGAAGGTCGACCCGATCATCTCGCAGCCGGCCCTGATGGTGTACGGCACACGCGACATGATTGCCCGGTCCGACCAGCTGGCCGACTTCGTCCCCAACGTGGAGGTCGTCGACCTGGACTGTGGGCACTGGATCCAGCAGGAGCTGCCGGAGGAGACCAACCGGACCATCCTGAGTTGGCTCGAGGGGTGACCGCGCCCCTCCCCGGGCACCCCCCTGGCGGCATCAGGCGATCGTCACCTCGTCACACAAGTACACGTCCTGGATCGCCTGCAGCAGCTCCGCACCCTCGGCCATCGGGCGCTGGAAAGCCTTGCGGCCACTGATCAGGCCCATGCCGCCGGCGCGCTTGTTGACCACGGCGGTCCGGACGGCCTCGGCCTTGTCGGTGGCACCGGAGGAGGCGCCGCCGGAGTTGATCAGGCCGATGCGACCGGAGTAGCAGTTCAGGACCTGGTAGCGGCACAGGTCGATCGGGTGGTCGGTCGCCAGGTCGGTGTAGATGCGCTCGTCGAGCTTGCCGTAGCTGGAGTCGCCGCTGTTCATCGCCTTGTAGCCGCCGTTGTTCTCCGGCAGCTTCTGCTTGATGATGTCGGCCTCGAGGGTGACGCCGAGGTGGTTGGCCTGGGCGGTCAGGTCCGCGGCCACGTGGTAGTCGGTGCCCCCGACCTTGAACGCCGAGTTGCGGAGGTAGCACCACAGCACGGTGAACATGCCGAGCTCGTGGGCGTGGGCGAACTGCTCGGCGACCTCGACGATCTGGCGGTTGGACTCCTCGGACCCGAAGTAGATCGTCGCGCCGATGCCGGCCGCACCCATGTCGTAGGCCTGGTCGACCGTACCGAAGCTGATCTGGTCGAAGGTGTTGGGTGCGGTCAGCAGCTCGTTGTGGTTGATCTTGACGATGAACGGAATCCGGTGGGCCCACTTGCGGCTGACCGCACCCAGGACGCCGAACGTCGACGCGACGGCGTTGCAACCTCCCTCGACCGCCAGCCGCACGATGTTCTCGGGGTCGAAGTACGCCGGGTTGGGGGCGAACGAGGCCCCGCCGGAGTGCTCGATGCCCTGGTCGACGGGCAGGATCGACACGTAGCCGGTGTTGGCCAGGCGCCCGCTGCCGATCAGCCGCTCCAGGCTGCCCAGGACACGGTTGTTGCGGTCGGTGTCGGCGTAGACACGGTTCACGACGTCGCCGCCCGGCAGCGTCAGCAGATCCGAGTCGACCGTCGCCTGGTGCTCCAGGAGGTTGCTCGCGTCGTCGCCCAGCAGGCTGGTGATGTCGTCGATGGTGCTCATTGTCTTGGTGGACCTCCGGGGGTCTCGGCTCGTCGATCGGGCTCGTCTCGTCGGCGTCCAGCCTTGCCCACTCGGGGTCGACCTCGCCACTCGGGACGGCACGGCCGGGCGCGACGGGGCGGATCGTGCCAGAGTCGAGGCCATGCAGCGACTGTCCCGCCTGGTCCTCCTGAGCCTCCTCGGCCTGCTCTCGGCCTGCGCCACCCCCGGAACGGAGTCGGCCACCGGCCCGACGGTGCCCGAGCTGGTGGACGACCTGACCGAGTCACCGACGCCCAGCGCGGACGAGGACGAGTCCAGCACACCTTTCTCGGGCCGGA
The nucleotide sequence above comes from Euzebya pacifica. Encoded proteins:
- a CDS encoding alpha/beta fold hydrolase; the encoded protein is MFDSHAFPTPTLVPVNGITLEVFEAGREHAGNPIVLCHGWPEHAFSWRHQMGALAAAGYHVIVPNQRGYGRSSRPVEVTDYDIGRLTGDLVGLLNHYGYDDAVFVGHDWGANVVWGLTLLHPDRVSRVINLSLPYQVRGETPWIEWMEAVFGGDFYFVHFNRQPGVADAVLDANTHQFLRNLYRKDLPPPAAPEPGNAMSNLATAGAPLGEPIMDDADLAVFVSAFEESGFTPSINWYRNLDRNWDLLGKVDPIISQPALMVYGTRDMIARSDQLADFVPNVEVVDLDCGHWIQQELPEETNRTILSWLEG
- a CDS encoding class I fructose-bisphosphate aldolase, producing the protein MSTIDDITSLLGDDASNLLEHQATVDSDLLTLPGGDVVNRVYADTDRNNRVLGSLERLIGSGRLANTGYVSILPVDQGIEHSGGASFAPNPAYFDPENIVRLAVEGGCNAVASTFGVLGAVSRKWAHRIPFIVKINHNELLTAPNTFDQISFGTVDQAYDMGAAGIGATIYFGSEESNRQIVEVAEQFAHAHELGMFTVLWCYLRNSAFKVGGTDYHVAADLTAQANHLGVTLEADIIKQKLPENNGGYKAMNSGDSSYGKLDERIYTDLATDHPIDLCRYQVLNCYSGRIGLINSGGASSGATDKAEAVRTAVVNKRAGGMGLISGRKAFQRPMAEGAELLQAIQDVYLCDEVTIA